In Clostridium sp. SY8519, one genomic interval encodes:
- a CDS encoding LysR family transcriptional regulator, with protein MDLNKLVAFISVAKNRNFTRAAEELFISQPALSKKISDFEKEMGTQLLIRDNRNVTLTSAGETLYLKAPFLLDALADLEQEIKRISDSPAMHLSIACTGVEYGRFTPFINQFKTVHPDIDINLQWCSAKEAQDLIYSNVFDFAFQMNMEASEEDFSDFWPFYYDHLDVIVNNYHPMRLETEVSLNDFIGDKFIITKSQDNHLPYNYLLNRMAENDIKFPKGIIAADSLNSMVLQVSAGNGIAVLNHSMEKMYGQMVKFIPLIDSFQYMETDLVWNKLNHNPAIEILLDFLKEDNEKINLEKYKYRNKSDIKK; from the coding sequence GTGGATTTAAATAAATTAGTAGCATTTATAAGTGTCGCTAAAAACCGGAATTTCACGAGGGCGGCAGAGGAACTGTTTATCAGTCAGCCTGCCTTAAGTAAAAAGATTTCCGATTTTGAAAAAGAAATGGGTACACAGTTGCTGATACGCGACAACAGAAATGTAACTCTTACTAGTGCGGGAGAAACGTTATATCTAAAGGCTCCATTTTTGCTCGATGCATTAGCAGATTTGGAGCAGGAAATCAAACGAATTAGTGATAGCCCTGCAATGCATTTAAGCATTGCTTGTACTGGGGTTGAATATGGTCGATTTACACCATTCATTAATCAATTCAAGACAGTCCACCCGGACATTGATATCAATTTGCAGTGGTGTTCAGCCAAAGAAGCGCAGGACTTGATTTATAGTAATGTTTTTGATTTTGCATTTCAGATGAATATGGAGGCATCGGAAGAGGATTTTAGTGATTTCTGGCCATTTTATTACGATCATTTGGATGTGATCGTTAATAATTATCACCCGATGCGATTAGAAACAGAGGTATCATTGAATGATTTTATTGGTGATAAATTCATCATTACAAAATCACAGGATAATCATCTGCCGTATAACTATTTGCTGAATAGAATGGCAGAAAATGACATTAAGTTTCCGAAGGGAATCATAGCGGCTGATTCACTGAATTCAATGGTATTGCAGGTGAGTGCAGGAAATGGTATAGCGGTTCTTAATCACTCCATGGAAAAAATGTATGGTCAAATGGTTAAATTTATTCCATTGATAGACTCATTTCAATACATGGAAACGGATTTGGTTTGGAATAAGCTGAACCATAATCCAGCAATAGAGATCTTATTAGACTTTTTGAAAGAAGATAATGAAAAAATCAATTTGGAAAAATATAAATATCGAAATAAATCGGATATAAAAAAGTAA
- a CDS encoding transposase, whose product MYYDFKVKIPKVKGKIYERTIKGVVYINYEYDRIYKPDKKYNIPKRTTIGKKCEDDPEMMYPNPNFLTYFPDAELPEDHGRDARSSCLRIGTWIVIEKLMVESLLDKIISGLYGDGRGTGLFLDLAAYYLTTENNAGQYYPDYAYNHPLFTPEYKIYSDSTVSTFISQISVEDSVSFQKEWNAVKKKQDKIYISYDSTNKNCQAGDIEIVEFGHAKEDRGLPIFNYSIAYDCNNREPLFYETYPGSIVDISQLQLMLNKAVSYGYKNAGLILDRGYFSRENIRYMDHLGYDFVIMVKGMKSFVNDKIREVQGSFEEKRQYTIRRYQVNGTTVKTKVFYSDEKDRYLHIYYSYSKAASEREDLESKIDRIAAYLKKQEGQPVIIDKSYEKYFSLEYYHEGKDDQCFVCGIEKASVIEEELKMCGYFCIITSAEMSAKEALDLYKSRDASEKLFKADKSFLGNRSLRVYTGESLEGKMLIAFVALIIRNRMYTKLKDEEEELLEKPNYRNVPASIRELEKIEMIRQADGVYRLDHAVTATQKTILKAFGIDTNYVKRKAREISDQLNPKVRKVRM is encoded by the coding sequence ATGTACTACGATTTCAAGGTCAAAATACCCAAGGTCAAGGGTAAGATTTATGAACGGACGATCAAAGGGGTCGTCTACATCAATTACGAGTATGACCGGATTTATAAGCCGGACAAGAAATACAATATCCCCAAACGCACAACGATCGGTAAGAAATGTGAAGACGATCCGGAAATGATGTATCCGAATCCAAACTTTCTGACTTACTTTCCGGACGCTGAACTGCCGGAGGATCATGGACGAGATGCCAGGAGCAGCTGCCTGCGCATCGGGACATGGATCGTGATCGAAAAACTGATGGTGGAAAGCCTTCTTGACAAGATCATCAGCGGCCTTTACGGCGATGGCCGCGGCACAGGTCTGTTTCTTGATCTGGCAGCGTATTATCTCACTACAGAGAATAATGCCGGACAGTACTATCCGGATTATGCCTATAACCATCCACTTTTCACGCCGGAGTATAAGATCTACAGCGACTCCACCGTATCGACCTTCATCAGCCAGATCTCAGTGGAGGACAGCGTTTCTTTCCAGAAGGAATGGAACGCGGTCAAGAAAAAGCAGGATAAGATCTATATTTCCTATGATTCTACCAATAAGAACTGCCAGGCCGGTGATATCGAGATCGTTGAATTCGGACATGCCAAGGAAGACCGGGGGCTTCCGATCTTCAACTATTCCATAGCGTACGATTGCAACAACCGGGAGCCGCTGTTCTACGAGACCTATCCGGGCAGTATCGTCGATATCTCTCAGCTTCAGCTGATGCTGAACAAGGCCGTATCGTATGGGTATAAGAATGCTGGTTTGATCCTGGACAGAGGGTATTTTTCCAGAGAGAACATCCGGTACATGGATCATCTGGGCTATGATTTCGTGATCATGGTCAAGGGAATGAAGTCTTTTGTGAACGATAAGATCCGGGAAGTCCAGGGAAGCTTTGAGGAGAAACGGCAGTATACGATCCGCCGGTACCAGGTAAATGGTACGACCGTAAAGACAAAGGTCTTCTATTCGGATGAAAAGGATCGGTATCTGCACATTTATTACAGCTACAGTAAAGCCGCTTCGGAGCGTGAAGACCTGGAATCAAAGATCGACCGGATCGCAGCATACCTGAAAAAGCAGGAAGGACAGCCGGTCATCATTGATAAGAGTTATGAGAAGTACTTCAGCCTTGAGTATTATCACGAAGGAAAAGATGACCAGTGTTTTGTCTGCGGGATAGAAAAGGCTTCTGTCATAGAAGAAGAACTGAAGATGTGCGGATACTTCTGTATCATTACTTCAGCTGAAATGTCTGCAAAAGAAGCGCTTGATCTCTATAAGAGCAGGGACGCCTCGGAAAAGCTGTTCAAAGCGGATAAGAGCTTCCTGGGCAACCGGAGTCTGAGGGTATATACGGGTGAATCTCTTGAAGGAAAGATGCTGATCGCGTTTGTCGCGCTGATCATCCGGAACCGTATGTACACGAAGCTGAAAGATGAGGAAGAAGAACTTCTGGAAAAGCCGAACTATAGGAACGTGCCGGCATCCATACGGGAGCTTGAAAAGATAGAGATGATCCGCCAGGCAGACGGCGTGTACCGGCTTGATCATGCAGTCACGGCAACACAGAAAACGATACTGAAAGCGTTTGGAATCGACACGAACTATGTAAAAAGGAAAGCCCGGGAGATCAGCGACCAGCTGAACCCGAAGGTGCGGAAGGTCAGGATGTAG
- the rfbC gene encoding dTDP-4-dehydrorhamnose 3,5-epimerase yields MGQINVEKNISGIEGLCVITPAVHGDNRGYFMETYNQRDMEENGINIVFVQDNQSMSTKGVLRGLHFQKNFPQAKLVRVIKGAVFDVAVDLRSGSKTYGKWYGIELTEENKKQFLIPRGFAHGFLVLSDTAEFCYKCDDFYHPNDEGGMAWNDPVIGIEWPKISGEYKGSASAEGYCIDGVSLNLSDKDQKWLGIKDTFKF; encoded by the coding sequence ATGGGACAGATTAATGTTGAGAAAAATATCTCTGGAATTGAAGGACTCTGTGTTATTACTCCCGCAGTTCATGGTGACAATCGTGGTTATTTTATGGAAACTTATAATCAACGCGATATGGAAGAAAATGGGATTAATATCGTCTTTGTGCAGGATAATCAATCTATGAGTACAAAAGGCGTTCTTCGCGGGCTTCATTTTCAGAAAAACTTTCCGCAGGCAAAACTTGTTCGTGTAATCAAGGGAGCTGTGTTCGATGTTGCTGTTGATCTTAGAAGCGGTAGCAAAACCTATGGAAAATGGTATGGTATTGAGTTGACTGAAGAGAATAAGAAACAGTTCCTGATTCCTAGAGGATTTGCGCATGGATTCCTTGTACTTTCTGATACTGCTGAATTTTGTTATAAATGTGATGATTTCTATCATCCAAATGATGAGGGAGGCATGGCCTGGAATGATCCAGTGATTGGTATTGAATGGCCGAAGATTTCCGGAGAATATAAAGGTTCAGCTTCTGCTGAAGGCTATTGTATAGATGGGGTATCATTAAATCTTTCTGATAAAGATCAGAAATGGCTAGGAATTAAGGATACATTCAAGTTTTAA
- the rfbD gene encoding dTDP-4-dehydrorhamnose reductase — protein MKFFVTGVNGQLGHDVMNELNKRGYEGVGSDITETYIGIDDGSAVGSMPYVGIDITDKAAVMKVIEEIKPDAVIHCAAWTAVDMAEDDDKIEQVRAVNVGGTQNIADACKAVDCKMLYLSTDYVFDGQGTEPWQPDCKDYKPLNVYGQTKLEGELAVSTTLEKYFIVRIAWVFGLNGKNFIKTMISVGKTHDEVRVVNDQIGTPTYTYDLARLLVDMCKTEKYGYYHATNEGGYISWYDFCCEFYKQYGLTTKVIPVTTTEYGLSKAARPVNSRLDKSKLVENGFEPLPTWQDAVSRYLKEAQL, from the coding sequence ATGAAATTTTTTGTAACTGGTGTCAACGGTCAGCTTGGTCATGATGTCATGAATGAATTGAACAAAAGAGGGTATGAAGGTGTAGGTTCAGATATTACAGAAACCTATATCGGAATAGATGATGGATCGGCTGTGGGTTCTATGCCCTATGTAGGTATAGATATCACAGACAAAGCAGCTGTAATGAAAGTTATTGAGGAGATCAAGCCAGATGCTGTAATCCATTGTGCGGCTTGGACTGCTGTAGATATGGCAGAGGATGATGACAAGATAGAACAGGTAAGAGCAGTCAATGTTGGAGGAACACAGAATATTGCAGATGCCTGCAAAGCAGTGGATTGTAAAATGCTGTATCTTTCCACAGATTATGTGTTTGACGGACAGGGAACAGAACCCTGGCAGCCGGACTGTAAAGACTATAAGCCGTTGAATGTTTATGGACAGACAAAACTGGAAGGCGAATTGGCTGTAAGTACTACCTTAGAAAAGTACTTCATTGTTCGTATTGCCTGGGTATTTGGATTAAACGGAAAGAATTTTATTAAAACAATGATCAGTGTCGGAAAGACACATGATGAGGTTCGTGTTGTCAATGACCAGATTGGCACTCCAACATACACATATGATCTGGCACGCCTGCTCGTTGACATGTGCAAGACAGAGAAGTATGGATATTATCATGCTACGAATGAAGGGGGGTATATATCTTGGTATGATTTTTGCTGCGAGTTCTATAAGCAGTATGGACTTACCACAAAGGTTATTCCGGTTACAACAACAGAATACGGACTATCTAAAGCTGCTCGTCCGGTAAACAGTAGACTAGATAAGAGCAAACTTGTTGAGAATGGGTTTGAGCCTTTGCCGACTTGGCAGGATGCTGTAAGCAGATATTTGAAGGAGGCACAGTTATAA
- the rfbB gene encoding dTDP-glucose 4,6-dehydratase, with product MKKYLVTGCAGFIGSNYVYYMLKKYDDILLVNLDKLTYAGNLENLKGVEDDSRHVFVQGDICDKELVAELFKKYDFDYVINFAAESHVDRSIANPEIFVQTNVMGTVNLLQRTKEAWYDPIAKIWKEGKKYLQVSTDEVYGALGVDDYFMETTPITPHSPYSSSKASADHFVMAFHDTYGMPINITRCSNNYGPYQFPEKLIPLMINNVKHHKQLPVYGDGMQIRDWLYVEDHCKAIDMVVNDGKIGEVYNVGGHNERPNIFIVKTIIEQLHDRLQDNDISEELIKHVEDRLGHDRRYGIDPTKIKNDLGWYPETSFEKGIVLTIDWYLQNEDWMNNVTSGNYQKYYEEMYKAKAES from the coding sequence ATGAAAAAGTATTTGGTTACCGGCTGTGCCGGATTCATTGGGTCAAATTATGTATATTATATGCTGAAGAAATATGACGATATTCTTCTGGTTAACTTGGATAAGCTGACTTATGCGGGAAATCTAGAAAATCTCAAAGGTGTTGAGGATGACTCACGCCATGTGTTTGTGCAGGGCGATATCTGCGACAAAGAACTAGTTGCCGAACTGTTTAAGAAATATGATTTTGATTATGTGATCAACTTTGCAGCTGAGTCCCATGTTGACCGTTCAATCGCAAATCCTGAGATTTTTGTGCAGACAAATGTTATGGGTACGGTAAATCTGCTCCAGAGAACTAAAGAAGCTTGGTATGATCCAATAGCCAAGATCTGGAAGGAAGGCAAGAAGTATTTGCAGGTAAGTACAGATGAGGTTTATGGAGCACTCGGCGTTGACGATTATTTCATGGAGACTACTCCGATAACACCGCACAGCCCATATTCTTCATCCAAGGCTTCAGCTGACCACTTTGTCATGGCTTTTCATGATACCTATGGCATGCCAATTAACATCACGCGCTGCTCTAATAACTACGGCCCTTACCAGTTTCCGGAGAAGCTAATCCCCTTGATGATTAACAATGTGAAGCATCACAAACAACTGCCTGTTTACGGCGATGGCATGCAGATCAGAGATTGGCTGTATGTTGAGGATCATTGCAAGGCAATCGACATGGTTGTAAACGACGGGAAGATCGGTGAAGTTTATAATGTCGGTGGACATAATGAGCGTCCGAACATTTTTATCGTAAAGACTATCATCGAGCAGCTGCATGACAGACTGCAGGACAATGACATTTCTGAGGAGTTGATCAAGCATGTGGAAGATAGATTAGGGCATGATAGAAGATATGGCATTGATCCGACCAAGATCAAGAATGATCTAGGCTGGTATCCGGAGACCTCGTTTGAAAAGGGCATCGTTCTGACTATCGATTGGTATCTTCAGAATGAGGATTGGATGAACAATGTAACCTCCGGCAATTATCAGAAGTACTATGAGGAGATGTACAAGGCTAAAGCAGAAAGCTAA
- the rfbA gene encoding glucose-1-phosphate thymidylyltransferase RfbA, translating to MKGIILAGGSGTRLYPLTMVTSKQLLPIYDKPMIYYPLSVLMNAGIREILIISTPTDTPRFEALLGDGHQFGVNLTYAVQPSPDGLAQAFIIGADFIGNDTVAMVLGDNIFAGHGLKKRLQAAVKNAESGKGATVFGYYVDDPERFGIVEFDKAGRAISIEEKPDKPKSNYCVTGLYFYDNRVVEYAKNLKPSARGELEITDLNRIYLKDGTLNVELLGQGFTWLDTGTHESLVDATNFVKTVETHQHRKIACLEEIAYLNGWITKEDVLKVYEVLKKNQYGQYLKDVLDGKYIDVLR from the coding sequence ATGAAAGGTATTATTTTAGCTGGCGGATCCGGTACCAGACTGTATCCGCTCACAATGGTTACAAGTAAGCAGTTATTACCCATATATGACAAGCCGATGATTTATTATCCATTATCGGTGCTCATGAATGCAGGCATCAGAGAGATTCTGATTATTTCTACACCGACAGATACGCCAAGATTTGAAGCTCTGTTAGGAGATGGTCATCAGTTCGGTGTAAATTTGACTTATGCCGTTCAGCCGAGTCCTGATGGTCTTGCCCAGGCATTCATCATTGGAGCTGATTTTATTGGGAATGACACTGTTGCCATGGTTCTTGGTGACAATATCTTCGCCGGTCATGGACTTAAGAAGAGGCTTCAAGCAGCTGTTAAGAATGCAGAATCCGGAAAAGGCGCTACTGTATTTGGATACTATGTAGATGATCCTGAACGCTTCGGAATTGTAGAATTTGATAAAGCAGGCAGAGCAATTTCTATTGAGGAAAAACCCGATAAACCGAAGAGTAACTATTGTGTTACGGGTCTCTACTTCTATGATAACCGCGTGGTAGAGTATGCAAAGAACTTGAAGCCATCAGCTCGTGGAGAATTGGAAATTACTGATCTTAACCGTATTTATCTTAAGGACGGTACTCTAAATGTAGAACTCCTTGGACAGGGATTTACATGGCTTGATACCGGAACACATGAGAGCCTTGTAGATGCCACCAACTTTGTTAAGACAGTTGAAACACACCAGCATCGAAAGATTGCCTGCCTTGAGGAGATTGCATATCTCAATGGCTGGATTACAAAAGAAGATGTGTTGAAAGTTTATGAGGTTCTGAAGAAGAATCAATATGGTCAGTATTTGAAGGATGTACTGGACGGAAAATACATTGACGTGTTGCGTTGA
- a CDS encoding LicD family protein, producing MRKIDIDEQKKMCAQILHYVSDFCEKHGIQYTVAYGTLIGAIRHKGFIPWDDDIDILMTREEYNKFYNLFSKEDTGIYKIVSTENSSEYPFNFMKVHDTRTVLYEENFKKSYYGIYIDIFPLDYVPSDENERLNRISKIQKIYFLEAFKIRKRAKRSNVLKTIISDIVYLFLNFLPASFLCKMIDRMIKQCNDSSDKQYLENIASQTYYKKEKYPAKWFEKTQKMPFEDFEVNVTTEYDNVLKTVYGNYMEFPPVEQQVYRHGTTTYWKE from the coding sequence ATGAGAAAAATTGATATTGATGAGCAAAAGAAAATGTGTGCTCAAATTTTACACTATGTTTCTGATTTTTGCGAAAAGCATGGAATTCAGTATACTGTTGCATATGGCACGCTTATTGGAGCTATACGCCATAAAGGTTTTATACCTTGGGATGATGACATTGACATTTTAATGACAAGAGAAGAATATAATAAATTCTATAATCTTTTTTCTAAAGAGGATACAGGCATTTATAAAATAGTATCTACAGAAAATAGTTCTGAGTATCCTTTTAATTTTATGAAAGTACATGATACAAGAACTGTATTATACGAAGAGAACTTTAAAAAAAGTTATTACGGTATTTATATAGATATATTTCCTTTAGACTATGTTCCTTCGGATGAGAACGAAAGACTTAATAGAATATCAAAAATACAGAAAATTTATTTCCTTGAGGCGTTTAAAATTAGAAAACGCGCAAAAAGAAGTAATGTATTAAAAACAATTATCTCTGATATAGTCTATCTTTTTTTGAATTTCCTTCCGGCATCATTTTTGTGTAAAATGATTGACCGCATGATAAAGCAGTGTAATGATTCATCGGATAAACAATATTTGGAAAATATAGCATCGCAGACATACTACAAGAAGGAAAAATACCCTGCCAAATGGTTTGAAAAAACGCAGAAGATGCCATTCGAAGATTTTGAGGTTAACGTTACTACTGAATACGATAATGTGCTGAAAACCGTATATGGAAATTATATGGAATTTCCACCTGTAGAGCAGCAGGTATATCGGCATGGAACTACAACTTATTGGAAAGAATAA
- a CDS encoding flippase yields MNTKVTKNYLYNLIYQVAVLIIPLITAPYLSRILGAEGIGVYSYNYSIAYYFCLVVMLGVNNYGNRSIAKCLGEKDKINRTFCEIFYMQFSIGIFAMVAYVAYSIFFCVNSQIALCYIPFLISYMLDVTWLFFGQEDFKIILARNLIVKVITAVAIFALVRSQEDVVMYILIMSLGALLSQLLIWPKVLKDNRLIKVKTKEIAKHLKPNIILFIPVIAVSIYRTMDKIMLGSMSSMTQVGYYENAEKLISILLSFITALGTVMLPRMAALYESKNQEQIQKMLSNSFVFVSFAASVVACGVAVIADDFVVIYYGTEYLASGMILKLLCITVPCISYANIVRMQILVPQGRDKAYVISCFSGAIVNLIVNAILIPSYQANGAAIGTIAAEITVLVVQVFGAKEKIYIKPVIKSIISFWINGVIMLLVVHYTQYIFDNIITRFIMSVAIGALVYVICCVLLQGVVFKDYFVNSILNRLLKKKKENANEKN; encoded by the coding sequence TTGAATACAAAAGTTACGAAGAATTATTTATATAATCTGATTTATCAAGTAGCAGTACTGATTATTCCGTTAATAACGGCGCCTTACTTATCGCGAATACTTGGTGCCGAAGGAATAGGGGTATACTCGTACAATTATTCTATTGCATATTATTTTTGCTTGGTTGTGATGTTAGGCGTTAATAATTATGGTAATAGAAGTATTGCAAAATGTTTGGGAGAAAAGGATAAGATTAATCGAACTTTCTGCGAGATTTTTTATATGCAATTTTCTATTGGAATTTTTGCAATGGTTGCATATGTGGCGTATTCCATATTTTTTTGCGTCAATAGTCAAATTGCATTATGCTACATACCATTTTTGATTTCATATATGCTGGATGTAACATGGCTATTTTTTGGACAAGAAGATTTTAAAATTATTCTAGCGAGAAATCTTATAGTGAAAGTGATAACTGCCGTTGCTATATTTGCATTGGTTAGAAGTCAAGAGGATGTAGTAATGTACATCCTTATAATGTCCTTAGGCGCCTTGCTCAGTCAGTTGCTTATTTGGCCAAAAGTTTTAAAGGACAATCGCCTTATAAAAGTTAAAACAAAGGAAATAGCTAAGCATCTTAAACCAAATATAATTCTGTTCATACCGGTTATAGCTGTAAGCATTTATAGAACCATGGATAAAATAATGTTAGGTTCAATGAGTTCTATGACTCAGGTTGGCTATTATGAAAATGCGGAAAAATTGATTTCTATTTTACTTAGTTTTATTACAGCATTGGGAACTGTAATGCTTCCAAGAATGGCAGCGCTTTATGAAAGTAAAAATCAAGAACAAATTCAGAAAATGTTAAGTAATTCTTTTGTATTTGTTTCTTTTGCAGCTTCAGTAGTCGCTTGCGGCGTTGCAGTAATAGCTGATGACTTCGTAGTGATATATTATGGTACTGAGTATTTGGCTAGCGGAATGATATTGAAGTTGCTTTGTATTACTGTACCTTGTATTAGTTATGCTAATATTGTGAGAATGCAAATACTTGTTCCGCAAGGTAGGGATAAGGCTTATGTGATTTCTTGTTTTTCAGGAGCGATAGTAAACCTTATTGTAAACGCCATCCTAATACCGTCTTACCAGGCAAATGGTGCTGCAATTGGTACAATAGCTGCAGAGATAACAGTATTAGTTGTACAGGTCTTTGGCGCAAAAGAAAAGATATATATCAAACCTGTAATAAAAAGTATTATTTCTTTCTGGATTAATGGTGTGATTATGCTTCTTGTCGTTCATTATACGCAATACATTTTTGATAATATCATAACTAGATTTATAATGTCTGTAGCTATTGGGGCGCTCGTATATGTGATTTGTTGCGTTTTATTACAAGGAGTTGTGTTTAAGGATTATTTCGTTAATTCCATATTAAACAGATTGCTAAAGAAAAAAAAGGAGAATGCAAATGAGAAAAATTGA
- a CDS encoding O-antigen polymerase, protein MLIYLIIGICVLYIIVQLIYKEKVYRPSVLFAVIWVVVLTMYSFRLYGLPEIENRTLIIIALGLCSFFVGTLVNKSSKKYLVVGARKFFEKEVREFALKPMVIAFFLIMFMPVVRSLLLLLSGASLYMIRYSMQNDVLGSGIIAILFNYYCEPFLTFYIVYSIANLFSPYRKNKNILLTIIGILFMTIVTGGRFFIFYFIGALAVCFLIYRRNIDFKSLRTNKKVLKTARILIIIAVTAIIAITITRGSEIGETIYVYFCGSVPFLEQMNDLFTQHTNGAGTFYGFLRPIFVIFRKFGICGFPGWLTNIESIFLKIDNPYYLVPGMLFNSFTTSFFAPYLDGGLFGVVIFYLVLGFFCEGVYKRLDLKNEYSVSWFLLISLIVMLSFFRLTITHYSFSLAFVYLVITHKQKREDVNLMV, encoded by the coding sequence ATGTTAATTTATTTAATAATAGGAATATGTGTTCTGTATATTATCGTACAGTTAATATATAAAGAAAAAGTATATAGACCATCTGTATTATTTGCTGTTATCTGGGTGGTCGTGCTCACGATGTATTCTTTTAGATTATATGGTTTACCCGAGATAGAAAATCGTACACTTATTATTATTGCTCTTGGACTATGTTCTTTTTTTGTAGGTACTTTAGTAAACAAATCGTCAAAAAAGTATTTGGTTGTGGGGGCTCGTAAATTTTTCGAAAAAGAAGTAAGAGAATTTGCGCTAAAACCAATGGTTATTGCTTTTTTCCTGATTATGTTTATGCCGGTAGTTCGCTCGTTATTGTTATTGCTTAGCGGCGCTTCTTTGTATATGATTCGGTACTCAATGCAAAACGATGTTTTGGGATCAGGAATCATAGCAATACTGTTTAACTATTATTGTGAACCGTTTTTGACTTTTTATATTGTTTATTCAATAGCTAACTTATTCTCCCCCTATCGAAAAAATAAAAATATTTTATTAACAATAATCGGCATATTATTTATGACTATTGTTACTGGCGGACGCTTCTTTATTTTTTATTTCATAGGTGCTTTAGCCGTATGCTTTTTAATTTACAGAAGAAATATTGATTTTAAAAGTCTGCGCACTAATAAAAAGGTTCTCAAAACGGCAAGAATATTAATTATTATTGCAGTGACTGCTATTATTGCGATTACTATAACTAGAGGTTCGGAAATTGGAGAAACTATTTATGTATATTTTTGTGGTAGTGTTCCGTTTTTGGAACAAATGAATGACCTCTTTACTCAGCATACTAATGGAGCAGGCACATTTTATGGTTTTTTAAGACCGATATTTGTTATCTTTAGAAAATTTGGCATATGCGGTTTTCCGGGGTGGTTAACAAACATAGAAAGTATTTTTCTTAAAATTGACAATCCTTACTACTTAGTTCCCGGAATGTTATTTAATTCATTCACAACAAGTTTTTTTGCACCATATTTAGATGGTGGACTGTTTGGGGTAGTAATTTTTTATTTGGTATTAGGATTTTTTTGCGAGGGTGTGTACAAAAGGCTGGATTTAAAGAACGAATATTCGGTTTCCTGGTTTTTGTTGATATCTTTAATCGTTATGCTAAGTTTCTTTAGACTTACGATAACACATTACTCATTTTCTCTTGCGTTTGTATATTTGGTTATAACGCATAAGCAAAAACGTGAGGATGTAAATTTGATGGTTTAA